A genome region from Sphingobacteriaceae bacterium GW460-11-11-14-LB5 includes the following:
- a CDS encoding Crp/Fnr family transcriptional regulator: protein MAGAQENSKWDSYNGASPLIALYNSFHPLTVEMEALIDSLTFPVSFRKNRYIISPIDRNRYLYLILKGVVRGFYKDSGTEITSWICQEYEIVGTIRNLWTAEESDEYLQAIEDVELIAIPHELTTMLYKNFPEANIIGRKIMELHYRGAYDRGFICQIPSATGRYKHLLQAFPWMIDRVPLRYVASFIGLRLETLSRIRSSENKKT, encoded by the coding sequence ATGGCCGGCGCACAGGAAAACAGCAAATGGGACTCCTATAATGGTGCTTCCCCACTTATTGCCCTATACAATAGCTTTCATCCCCTAACTGTAGAAATGGAGGCATTAATCGATTCCCTCACCTTTCCGGTAAGTTTTCGTAAAAACAGATACATTATTTCGCCAATAGACCGTAACAGATATCTTTACCTGATTTTAAAAGGAGTAGTAAGGGGATTCTACAAGGATTCGGGAACTGAAATTACTTCATGGATATGCCAGGAATATGAAATTGTAGGAACCATCCGCAATCTATGGACTGCTGAAGAATCAGACGAATACCTTCAGGCCATAGAAGATGTGGAACTGATTGCCATACCTCATGAGCTCACTACTATGCTTTATAAAAATTTTCCAGAGGCAAACATTATTGGGAGAAAGATTATGGAGCTTCATTACAGAGGGGCCTACGACAGGGGTTTTATCTGCCAGATCCCATCTGCTACGGGGCGTTATAAACACCTGCTTCAAGCCTTTCCCTGGATGATTGACCGTGTGCCGCTCCGATACGTCGCTTCATTTATCGGACTACGACTGGAAACGCTCAGTAGGATCCGATCAAGCGAAAACAAAAAAACATAA